The Paraburkholderia sp. ZP32-5 genome includes a window with the following:
- a CDS encoding 2-hydroxyacid dehydrogenase produces the protein MIDRSLPARPPGRVLYLGDFPAATQTLFADAFELVSPADLDATPALREQVRAIVLRSAFKVPAVLLDSLPALEIVAFCGVGYDGIDLVDAAARNLVVTNTPEVLNAAVAELALGLTLCALRRLPQADRFTRAGHWQNGMFPLATSLAGKRAGIVGLGRIGREIARRLAAFDVTCAYHGPRDQHNELRYFADVVELARESDLLVVCCPGNAQTRHLINARVLDALGPQGTLVNVARGSVVDEAALVDALRDGRIGGAALDVYAHEPLERDSPLFAFDNVVLSPHIASATHETRMRMAELTRDNVLRHFATGHAITPVALL, from the coding sequence ATGATCGATCGTTCTTTGCCCGCCCGGCCGCCTGGCCGCGTGCTGTACCTCGGCGATTTTCCAGCCGCGACGCAGACGCTGTTCGCCGATGCGTTCGAACTCGTCTCGCCGGCCGATCTCGACGCCACGCCGGCACTGCGCGAGCAGGTGCGCGCGATCGTGCTGCGCTCGGCCTTCAAGGTGCCGGCCGTGCTGCTCGATAGTCTGCCGGCGCTCGAAATCGTCGCGTTCTGTGGCGTCGGCTACGACGGCATCGATCTCGTCGATGCCGCGGCGCGCAATCTCGTCGTGACGAACACGCCGGAGGTGCTGAACGCGGCGGTCGCTGAACTTGCTCTCGGCCTTACGCTGTGCGCGCTGCGCCGCCTGCCGCAGGCCGACCGCTTCACGCGCGCGGGCCACTGGCAGAACGGCATGTTCCCGCTCGCGACGAGCCTCGCGGGCAAGCGCGCGGGCATCGTCGGACTCGGGCGTATCGGCCGCGAGATCGCGCGCCGGCTCGCGGCGTTCGATGTCACCTGCGCGTATCACGGGCCGCGCGACCAGCACAACGAGTTGCGCTATTTCGCGGATGTCGTCGAACTCGCGCGCGAATCGGATCTGCTCGTCGTCTGCTGTCCGGGCAACGCGCAGACGCGCCATCTGATCAATGCACGCGTGCTCGACGCGCTTGGCCCGCAAGGCACGCTCGTCAACGTCGCGCGCGGCTCGGTGGTCGACGAGGCAGCGCTGGTCGACGCGCTGCGCGATGGGCGCATCGGCGGCGCCGCGCTCGACGTCTACGCGCACGAACCGCTCGAGCGCGACTCGCCGCTGTTCGCATTCGACAACGTGGTGCTGAGCCCGCACATCGCCAGCGCGACGCACGAGACCCGCATGCGGATGGCGGAACTCACGCGCGACAACGTGCTGCGCCACTTCGCTACCGGGCACGCGATTACGCCGGTCGCGCTGCTGTAG
- a CDS encoding TIGR00366 family protein: protein MKAEAGDLAATPTRRSFAEATIDLFERIIPDPFVLAVLITILVAALSALFAPKASFEHIVLGWYKGFFDILTFGFQIILVLVTGHAFAHAPPVQRVFKSIVGVARTPVQAATLTFLLVAIASFFNWGLGLVVSALLAREVAKRMPVDFAWIVAAGFSGWVVQAGGISSTIVLAQATHGSPMNVVEKLTGHVLPFTETVFTPFNLIPAAVMLVATPIVIALMRPRDADAIVLDIAKNPDPTPPARPATMSFAKRLEYSRVASLLLGVAGVAVVVFTQILNIGTFSGVNAVIFVMFILGLVLHGYPLAYGNAVKNAARQAGSMTLQYPLYGGVMGIMAATGLPGVIANFFIAISTTHTLPFWSYVCSLLVTFLVPSGGGHWAVQGPFVIPAAVALHSSTAATSMAVAVGEQVSNMMQPFWAAPVVAMAGVGVQRVLGFTMMTFLLGAVVYGVAFLFLV, encoded by the coding sequence ATGAAAGCAGAGGCAGGAGACCTGGCGGCGACGCCTACGCGGCGCAGCTTCGCCGAGGCGACCATCGATCTGTTCGAACGGATCATTCCCGATCCGTTCGTGCTCGCGGTGCTGATCACGATCCTGGTCGCGGCGTTGTCCGCGCTATTCGCGCCGAAAGCGTCGTTCGAACATATCGTGCTCGGCTGGTACAAGGGCTTCTTCGACATTCTGACGTTCGGCTTCCAGATCATTCTGGTGCTGGTCACCGGTCACGCGTTCGCGCATGCGCCGCCGGTACAGCGCGTGTTCAAATCGATCGTCGGCGTCGCGCGCACGCCGGTGCAGGCCGCCACGCTGACCTTCCTGCTGGTCGCGATCGCGTCGTTCTTCAACTGGGGGCTTGGCCTCGTCGTCAGCGCGCTGCTCGCGCGCGAAGTCGCCAAACGCATGCCGGTCGATTTCGCGTGGATCGTTGCGGCCGGATTTTCCGGCTGGGTCGTCCAGGCGGGCGGCATCTCGAGCACGATCGTGCTCGCGCAGGCCACGCACGGCAGCCCGATGAACGTCGTCGAAAAGCTGACCGGCCACGTGCTGCCGTTCACCGAGACTGTGTTCACGCCGTTCAACCTGATTCCTGCCGCGGTGATGCTGGTCGCGACACCGATCGTGATTGCGCTGATGCGCCCGCGCGACGCGGACGCGATCGTGCTCGACATCGCAAAAAATCCTGACCCAACGCCGCCCGCTCGCCCCGCCACGATGTCGTTCGCGAAACGCCTCGAATATTCGCGCGTGGCCAGTCTGTTGCTCGGCGTGGCAGGCGTGGCCGTCGTCGTGTTCACGCAGATCCTGAATATCGGCACGTTCTCGGGCGTCAACGCAGTGATCTTCGTGATGTTCATTCTTGGCCTCGTGCTGCACGGCTATCCGCTCGCGTACGGCAACGCGGTGAAAAACGCCGCGCGCCAGGCCGGCTCGATGACGCTGCAATACCCGCTCTATGGCGGCGTGATGGGCATCATGGCGGCCACCGGCCTGCCCGGCGTGATCGCGAACTTCTTCATCGCGATCTCCACGACTCACACGCTGCCGTTCTGGAGTTATGTGTGCTCGCTGCTCGTGACGTTTCTGGTGCCGAGCGGCGGCGGACACTGGGCCGTGCAAGGGCCGTTCGTGATTCCGGCGGCGGTCGCGCTGCACTCGTCGACGGCAGCCACCTCGATGGCGGTCGCGGTCGGCGAACAGGTGTCGAACATGATGCAGCCGTTCTGGGCCGCGCCGGTGGTCGCGATGGCCGGCGTCGGCGTGCAGCGCGTACTCGGCTTCACGATGATGACCTTCCTGCTCGGCGCCGTCGTGTACGGCGTGGCCTTCCTCTTTCTCGTTTGA
- a CDS encoding amidohydrolase family protein gives MSVASHTDHDEPLAPSSATHGATPAPMPYCDAHMHIYDLRFAHDGPDERVERDATADDYRRVQARLGLTRTVVVTPRNYVTDNSITLDAIRRLGAERTRGVGVLRTGVTEAELQRLHDGGIRGIRFTLYRPEFAAVDFDMLEPLAARIAGYGWHVQLHWTADQVVEHRDKLARLPTPIVFDHLGRLPLPAGTRHPAFDVMRELVESERAWVKLSGPYLDSQTGAADGYTDLDPIARAWIDSAPERLVWGSDWPHSPVSLKPDTADMLQLLSRWAPDPRTRERILVDNPARLYGF, from the coding sequence ATGTCCGTTGCTTCGCATACCGATCACGATGAACCCCTGGCGCCTTCGTCCGCGACGCATGGAGCGACGCCCGCTCCGATGCCGTACTGCGACGCGCACATGCACATCTACGATCTGCGTTTCGCGCATGACGGGCCGGACGAGCGGGTCGAGCGCGACGCAACCGCCGACGACTACCGCCGCGTGCAGGCGCGCCTCGGACTCACGCGCACCGTCGTCGTCACACCGCGCAACTACGTCACCGACAACAGCATCACCCTCGATGCGATCCGCCGGCTCGGCGCCGAGCGCACGCGCGGCGTCGGCGTGCTGCGCACCGGCGTCACCGAAGCCGAACTGCAGCGCCTGCACGACGGCGGCATTCGCGGCATCCGCTTCACGCTGTATCGCCCGGAATTCGCGGCGGTCGATTTCGACATGCTGGAGCCGCTCGCCGCGCGCATCGCGGGTTATGGCTGGCACGTGCAACTGCATTGGACGGCCGATCAGGTCGTCGAGCATCGCGACAAGCTCGCGCGATTGCCCACGCCGATCGTCTTCGATCATCTCGGCCGCCTGCCGCTACCGGCGGGCACGCGGCATCCGGCGTTCGACGTGATGCGCGAACTGGTCGAAAGCGAGCGCGCGTGGGTCAAGCTGTCCGGTCCTTATCTCGACTCGCAAACCGGCGCGGCGGACGGCTACACCGACCTCGATCCGATCGCCCGCGCATGGATCGACAGCGCGCCGGAGCGCCTCGTGTGGGGCAGCGACTGGCCGCATTCGCCCGTGTCGCTCAAGCCGGACACCGCGGATATGTTGCAACTGCTGTCGCGCTGGGCGCCCGATCCGCGCACGCGCGAGCGGATTCTGGTTGACAACCCGGCGCGGCTCTACGGTTTCTAA
- a CDS encoding CaiB/BaiF CoA transferase family protein — protein MSESTNRRAAVLPQARSGAQGPLSGIRVLDLSAYIAAPYGCTLLADQGAEVIKIEPPIGDTLRHYPSTLAEESRAFIGINRSKFGVVLNLKEADDLAILLDLVRDADVLVHNFRPSVAPRLGIDYDTLRAINPRLIYCAVSGYGESGPLAEKAGYDQVLQTMTGMCHYQGKPDGAPELVYGSVVDYYAAALVAGGVASALYEREKSGVGQYIGVSLLRAALTMQSARMVWADGEPRDIGREMRAGGVTGIHPTREGYLYLSANTPHFWRALCEKVGLAELADNEKYDTVRKRSRHADEIVPKLRDALQAKSALEWEALFGEEVPCASARRLEDMFDAPQVQSEQMVAQFEHARIGRYRGFTRAIKFARTPGPDPFTAPALGEHTAHVRAALDAASTGSTAGTADPLHDAIQDPTTR, from the coding sequence ATGAGCGAATCGACGAACCGCCGCGCGGCCGTGCTGCCGCAAGCGCGCAGCGGCGCGCAAGGACCGCTGTCCGGCATCCGCGTGCTGGATCTGAGCGCGTATATCGCCGCGCCCTATGGCTGCACGCTGCTCGCCGATCAGGGCGCGGAAGTGATCAAAATCGAGCCGCCGATCGGCGATACATTGCGCCACTATCCGTCGACACTCGCCGAAGAAAGCCGCGCGTTCATCGGCATCAACCGCAGCAAGTTCGGCGTCGTGCTGAACCTGAAGGAAGCGGACGACCTCGCGATCCTGCTCGATCTGGTCCGCGACGCCGACGTGCTGGTGCACAACTTCCGCCCGAGCGTCGCGCCGCGTCTCGGTATCGACTACGACACGCTGCGCGCGATCAATCCGCGCCTGATCTATTGCGCAGTCAGCGGCTACGGCGAGAGCGGTCCGCTCGCGGAAAAAGCCGGCTACGACCAGGTGCTGCAGACGATGACCGGCATGTGCCATTACCAGGGCAAACCGGATGGCGCGCCCGAGCTCGTGTACGGCTCGGTGGTCGACTATTACGCGGCCGCGCTGGTCGCGGGCGGTGTCGCGTCGGCGCTGTACGAGCGCGAGAAAAGCGGCGTCGGTCAATACATCGGCGTATCGCTGCTGCGCGCGGCGCTGACGATGCAGTCGGCGCGCATGGTATGGGCCGACGGCGAGCCGCGCGACATCGGCCGCGAGATGCGCGCGGGCGGCGTGACCGGCATTCATCCGACTCGCGAAGGCTACCTGTATCTGTCCGCGAATACGCCGCATTTCTGGCGTGCGCTGTGCGAGAAGGTCGGCCTGGCCGAACTCGCCGACAACGAAAAGTACGACACCGTGCGCAAGCGCTCGCGGCATGCGGATGAAATCGTGCCGAAGCTGCGCGACGCACTGCAAGCGAAGAGCGCACTCGAATGGGAAGCGTTGTTCGGCGAAGAGGTGCCGTGCGCGAGCGCACGTCGTCTGGAAGACATGTTCGACGCGCCGCAGGTGCAAAGCGAACAGATGGTCGCGCAGTTCGAGCACGCTCGGATCGGGCGCTATCGGGGCTTTACGCGGGCGATCAAGTTCGCGCGCACCCCAGGCCCCGATCCGTTCACCGCGCCGGCGCTTGGCGAACATACTGCGCACGTGCGCGCGGCGCTCGATGCAGCGTCCACAGGCTCCACGGCCGGCACCGCGGACCCGCTGCACGACGCGATTCAGGATCCCACCACGCGCTAA
- a CDS encoding HpcH/HpaI aldolase/citrate lyase family protein yields the protein MKSKLFVPGSRPELFPKALASAADAISFDLEDAVAPDAKPRARGELQTLFASGAPRASGKTIIVRVNAYDTPWFADDLRAIVRTGVDLINLPKPDSAAQVRDVARAIARAEQEHGLTQPIRLLLNIETPKSLRIAHELAAADERVAGLQLGLADLFEPIGIAREDSVFVRHAMFAVRVAAAEAGVFAFDSSFADIADVEGFNAEARFSRDLGYIGKSCIHPSQIALANAVFRPTDEQIAHALKVVEAARDAQQRSVGAYVVDGKMIDPPFVARAEAIVAAARGLGLLPADSSARMGGTTTTNPELTP from the coding sequence ATGAAAAGCAAACTCTTCGTCCCGGGCTCGCGGCCCGAACTGTTCCCAAAGGCGCTCGCGAGCGCCGCCGATGCAATCTCGTTCGATCTCGAAGACGCGGTGGCGCCCGACGCCAAGCCGCGGGCGCGCGGCGAACTGCAAACGCTGTTCGCAAGCGGCGCGCCCCGGGCGTCCGGCAAAACCATCATCGTGCGCGTGAATGCGTACGACACGCCGTGGTTCGCCGACGACCTGCGCGCGATCGTGCGTACCGGCGTCGATCTGATCAACCTGCCGAAGCCCGACAGCGCCGCGCAAGTACGCGACGTTGCCCGCGCGATTGCACGAGCCGAACAGGAGCACGGGCTCACGCAGCCGATCCGCCTGCTGCTGAATATCGAAACGCCGAAGTCTTTGCGTATCGCGCACGAACTGGCTGCGGCGGACGAACGCGTCGCCGGCCTGCAACTCGGCCTCGCCGATCTGTTCGAGCCGATCGGCATCGCGCGCGAGGACTCGGTGTTCGTGCGCCACGCGATGTTCGCGGTGCGTGTGGCCGCCGCCGAAGCCGGCGTGTTCGCGTTCGATTCGTCGTTCGCCGATATCGCCGATGTCGAAGGCTTCAACGCCGAGGCCAGGTTCTCGCGCGATCTTGGCTATATCGGCAAGAGCTGCATCCATCCGAGCCAGATCGCGCTCGCCAACGCGGTGTTCCGTCCGACCGACGAGCAGATCGCGCATGCGCTGAAAGTCGTCGAGGCGGCGCGCGATGCGCAGCAACGCAGCGTCGGCGCGTACGTGGTCGACGGCAAGATGATCGATCCGCCGTTCGTCGCGCGCGCCGAGGCGATCGTCGCCGCCGCGCGCGGACTCGGCCTGCTGCCCGCGGATTCTTCAGCGCGCATGGGCGGAACCACGACAACGAATCCGGAACTCACGCCATGA
- a CDS encoding LysR family transcriptional regulator, with protein MDTQFLANFLLVVDTGSFAEAARRLDLTASAVAQQVRALERELNTRLLARSGRTVQPTEAGYRLLERSRGLLQDITDLRLYVNDQPSVGELRLGTINTALHSIVPDTMAAFAATHPQVNVSIRFGTSAALFDALQAGELDAAVCLHPPFALTKGFAWEQLREEPLVVLAPASLKKRDAHELLRSEPLLRYDRTLGGGRQADRYLRRHGIAPRERFELNSIVAIAMMVERGLGVSLLPDISSPLTASLRVARIALPDEVERRRFGIIWPRSSARLQLILGLVTAAREVIAAMPGGRG; from the coding sequence ATGGACACGCAGTTCCTCGCCAACTTTCTGCTGGTCGTCGATACCGGGTCATTTGCCGAGGCGGCGCGGCGGCTCGACCTGACCGCTTCGGCGGTCGCGCAGCAGGTGCGCGCGCTCGAACGCGAACTGAATACGCGTCTGCTGGCGCGCTCGGGGCGCACGGTCCAGCCGACGGAGGCGGGGTATCGGTTGCTCGAGCGCTCGCGTGGCCTGCTGCAGGACATCACCGATCTGCGGCTCTACGTCAACGATCAGCCGTCGGTCGGCGAGCTGCGGCTCGGCACCATCAACACGGCGCTGCACAGCATCGTGCCCGACACGATGGCAGCTTTTGCCGCGACGCATCCGCAGGTCAACGTGTCGATTCGCTTCGGTACATCGGCGGCGCTGTTCGACGCGCTGCAGGCGGGGGAGCTGGATGCGGCGGTGTGCCTGCATCCGCCGTTTGCGTTGACCAAGGGCTTCGCGTGGGAGCAGTTGCGCGAGGAGCCACTGGTGGTATTGGCGCCGGCAAGCCTGAAAAAGCGCGACGCGCACGAGTTGCTGCGCAGCGAGCCGCTACTGCGTTACGACCGCACGCTCGGCGGCGGCCGCCAGGCGGATCGCTATTTGCGCCGGCATGGCATCGCGCCGCGCGAGCGCTTCGAGCTGAACTCGATCGTGGCGATTGCGATGATGGTCGAGCGAGGCCTGGGTGTGTCGCTGCTGCCGGATATCAGCTCGCCGCTGACGGCATCGTTGCGAGTCGCGCGGATCGCGTTGCCCGATGAGGTCGAGCGGCGGCGCTTCGGCATTATCTGGCCGCGCAGTTCGGCGCGGCTTCAGTTGATTCTGGGGCTGGTGACGGCGGCACGCGAGGTAATCGCCGCGATGCCGGGTGGGCGGGGGTGA
- a CDS encoding MarR family winged helix-turn-helix transcriptional regulator, translating into MKDSAKAGLEQFLTYRLHVLNKLAERGISARYQAKLGVTLPEARVIAAVGSFGPFSIMELARHANLDKSQASRAAEALIRQGLVQREASAEDGRVVLVSLTPEGRALYRKVMPIARKWNGDMFDCLDDDEKAALGTALDKVITAMSERE; encoded by the coding sequence ATGAAGGACTCCGCAAAAGCCGGGCTCGAGCAGTTCCTCACGTACCGTCTGCATGTGCTGAACAAGCTCGCCGAGCGCGGCATCAGCGCGCGCTATCAGGCCAAGCTCGGCGTAACGCTGCCCGAGGCGCGCGTGATTGCCGCGGTCGGATCGTTCGGCCCGTTCTCGATCATGGAACTCGCGCGCCACGCCAATCTCGACAAGAGCCAGGCGAGCCGCGCGGCCGAAGCGTTGATCCGCCAGGGGCTCGTGCAGCGCGAGGCCAGCGCCGAAGACGGCCGCGTGGTGCTGGTTTCGCTGACACCGGAAGGCCGCGCGCTATACCGCAAGGTGATGCCGATCGCGCGCAAGTGGAACGGCGATATGTTCGATTGTCTCGATGACGACGAAAAGGCCGCGCTCGGCACCGCGCTCGACAAGGTGATCACCGCGATGAGCGAGCGCGAGTAG
- a CDS encoding glycerate kinase — MPNSSPSPVVVIAPDSFKGSLSAEQVAQAIASGIRRACPGADVRICPMADGGEGTLDAMLTSGGERRTLSVRGAAGPTREALTGLLADGSAIIETAEVVGITDPVGMSVPVEARSTRGMGEAIRLLLDAGVRRFFVALGGSSTNDGGAGLLTGLGLQLFDAQGNALEGTPEQLARLARVDASLLDARLADAQFVGMSDVDNPLTGEHGATAIFGPQKGVRPEQVAPIDAALARFADLLEAALGRTARELPGAGAAGGLGFALHMLGAQFEPGAETVATQIGLDAALAGADWLITGEGRSDVQTLHGKAPFIACAHARAAGVPATLLSGAIDPAALPRLAEHFSGCFSPAPGPITLDVAIRDAASLLANEAEQLTRLKYALR, encoded by the coding sequence ATGCCGAATTCGTCGCCCTCGCCCGTCGTCGTCATCGCTCCCGATTCATTCAAGGGCTCGCTCAGCGCGGAACAGGTCGCGCAGGCGATTGCATCCGGCATCCGGCGCGCCTGCCCGGGTGCCGATGTGCGTATCTGCCCGATGGCGGACGGTGGCGAAGGCACGCTCGACGCGATGCTCACAAGCGGCGGCGAGCGGCGCACGCTCAGCGTGCGCGGTGCGGCCGGCCCGACGCGTGAAGCACTGACAGGCCTGCTCGCGGATGGCAGCGCCATCATCGAGACAGCCGAGGTCGTCGGTATCACGGACCCGGTCGGCATGAGCGTGCCGGTCGAGGCGCGTAGCACGCGCGGCATGGGCGAGGCGATCCGCCTGTTGCTCGATGCCGGCGTGCGGCGCTTTTTCGTCGCGCTCGGCGGCAGCAGCACGAACGATGGCGGCGCGGGGCTGCTGACCGGCCTCGGCCTGCAACTCTTCGATGCGCAAGGCAACGCGCTCGAAGGTACGCCCGAACAACTCGCGCGGCTGGCCCGGGTCGATGCCTCTCTGCTCGATGCACGGCTCGCGGATGCGCAATTCGTCGGCATGTCCGACGTCGACAATCCGCTCACCGGCGAGCATGGCGCGACCGCGATCTTCGGCCCGCAAAAAGGTGTGCGGCCGGAACAGGTCGCGCCGATCGACGCGGCGCTCGCGCGCTTCGCCGATCTGCTCGAAGCCGCGCTGGGGCGCACCGCGCGCGAGCTGCCGGGCGCGGGCGCGGCCGGCGGTCTGGGCTTCGCGCTGCATATGCTCGGCGCGCAGTTCGAACCGGGCGCCGAAACGGTCGCAACGCAAATCGGGCTGGATGCAGCGCTTGCCGGCGCCGACTGGCTGATCACCGGCGAAGGCCGCTCGGACGTACAAACGCTGCACGGCAAGGCGCCCTTCATCGCCTGCGCGCATGCGCGGGCCGCGGGCGTGCCTGCCACGCTGCTGTCCGGCGCGATCGATCCGGCCGCGTTGCCGCGTCTCGCCGAACACTTCAGCGGCTGCTTCTCGCCGGCGCCCGGGCCAATCACGCTCGACGTCGCGATTCGCGACGCCGCAAGCCTGCTCGCGAACGAGGCGGAGCAGCTAACACGTCTGAAATACGCGCTGCGTTGA
- the tig gene encoding trigger factor: MANVVENLGKLERRVTISLPKDAVQKEVDSRIRQLAKNVRMPGFRPGKVPLKMVTQQYSGQVEAEVLSDKVGKEFFDISRAENLRVAGQPSFAPKTDAAEGDYAFDATFEVYPEVKLGDVATAEIERTTTTISEAEIDRTLDILRKQRVHFHARGEAGEHGDGGADTAAKDSDRVTVDFVGKIDGEVFQGGSAEDFAFVLGEGRMLPEFENAARGLKVGEAKEFDLKFPDDYHGKDVAGKTAQFTITMKTIEWPHLPEVDAEFAKSLGIEDGDLTKMRGEIKDNLEREAKRRTQAIVKNQVMDALLKISELDVPNALIEQDQERLVAMARQDLEQRGVPNAKDAPIPAAMFKEQAERRVKLGLVLAELVKANELQAKPEQIRAEVDEFAKSYEDPKEVVRWYYSNQQRLAEMEAYVVEANVVDFVLGKAKVTDKEVSFEELASATAQA; the protein is encoded by the coding sequence ATGGCTAACGTTGTTGAGAACCTCGGCAAGCTCGAACGCCGCGTGACGATTTCCCTGCCGAAGGATGCCGTGCAGAAGGAAGTGGATTCGCGTATCCGTCAACTCGCGAAGAACGTGCGCATGCCGGGTTTCCGCCCGGGCAAGGTGCCGCTCAAAATGGTGACGCAACAGTATTCGGGTCAGGTGGAAGCCGAAGTGCTGAGCGACAAGGTCGGCAAGGAATTCTTCGACATCAGCCGCGCCGAGAACCTGCGCGTCGCGGGTCAACCGAGCTTTGCGCCGAAGACCGACGCGGCTGAAGGCGATTACGCGTTCGACGCGACCTTCGAGGTGTATCCGGAAGTGAAGCTGGGCGATGTCGCCACGGCTGAAATCGAGCGCACCACGACGACCATCAGCGAAGCGGAAATCGACCGCACGCTGGACATCCTGCGCAAGCAGCGCGTGCATTTCCACGCTCGCGGTGAAGCCGGCGAGCACGGCGACGGCGGCGCCGATACGGCAGCCAAGGACTCCGACCGCGTGACGGTCGACTTCGTCGGCAAGATCGACGGTGAAGTATTCCAGGGCGGCAGCGCTGAAGATTTCGCGTTCGTGCTGGGCGAAGGCCGCATGCTGCCGGAATTCGAAAACGCGGCGCGTGGTCTGAAGGTCGGTGAAGCGAAGGAATTCGATCTGAAGTTCCCGGACGACTATCACGGCAAGGACGTGGCGGGCAAGACCGCACAATTCACGATCACGATGAAGACGATCGAATGGCCGCATCTGCCGGAAGTCGACGCCGAGTTCGCGAAATCGCTCGGTATCGAAGACGGCGATCTGACCAAGATGCGCGGCGAGATCAAGGACAACCTCGAGCGCGAAGCCAAGCGCCGCACGCAGGCGATCGTCAAGAATCAGGTGATGGACGCGCTGCTGAAGATTTCGGAACTCGACGTGCCGAATGCGCTGATCGAACAGGATCAGGAACGCCTCGTCGCCATGGCGCGCCAGGATCTGGAGCAGCGCGGCGTGCCGAACGCGAAGGACGCGCCGATTCCGGCCGCAATGTTCAAGGAACAGGCTGAGCGTCGCGTCAAGCTGGGCCTCGTGCTGGCCGAGCTCGTGAAGGCGAACGAACTGCAGGCGAAGCCGGAGCAGATTCGCGCGGAAGTCGATGAATTCGCGAAAAGCTACGAAGACCCGAAGGAAGTCGTCCGCTGGTATTATTCGAACCAGCAACGTCTTGCCGAAATGGAAGCGTATGTCGTTGAAGCCAACGTCGTCGATTTCGTGCTCGGCAAGGCCAAGGTGACGGACAAGGAAGTGAGCTTCGAAGAACTGGCAAGCGCAACGGCGCAAGCGTAA
- the clpP gene encoding ATP-dependent Clp endopeptidase proteolytic subunit ClpP: protein MTFRAQMLDTLTSQSSRDLEAQALGLVPIVVETSGRGERSYDIYSRLLKERIVFLVGEVNDQTANLVVAQMLFLESENPDKDIYFYINSPGGSVSAGMAIYDTMQFIKPDVSTLCMGLAASMGAFLLAAGAKGKRFALPNSRVMIHQPLGGARGQASDIEIQAREILYLKDRLNHLLAHHTGQPVERIARDTDRDNFMSGDDAQAYGLVDQVAHKRP, encoded by the coding sequence ATGACCTTTCGCGCCCAAATGCTGGACACGTTGACCTCCCAGTCGTCACGGGATCTCGAAGCGCAGGCACTCGGTCTGGTGCCGATCGTCGTGGAAACGAGCGGCCGGGGCGAGCGCTCGTATGATATTTACTCGCGTTTGCTGAAGGAACGTATCGTGTTCCTGGTCGGCGAGGTGAACGATCAGACGGCCAATCTCGTCGTTGCGCAGATGCTGTTTCTCGAAAGCGAGAATCCGGACAAGGACATCTATTTTTATATCAACAGCCCGGGTGGTTCCGTGTCGGCGGGTATGGCGATTTACGATACGATGCAGTTCATCAAGCCAGACGTCTCCACGCTGTGCATGGGTCTCGCGGCGAGCATGGGCGCGTTCCTGCTCGCAGCCGGTGCGAAGGGCAAGCGTTTCGCGTTGCCGAACTCGCGCGTGATGATTCACCAGCCGCTCGGCGGCGCGCGCGGTCAGGCATCGGATATCGAGATCCAGGCGCGTGAAATTCTGTACTTGAAGGATCGGCTGAATCATCTGCTTGCACACCATACGGGACAGCCCGTCGAACGTATTGCGCGCGACACGGATCGCGACAATTTCATGTCCGGCGACGATGCGCAAGCGTACGGTCTCGTCGATCAGGTGGCGCACAAGCGTCCTTGA